The segment TAGATAACTTGAAGTGTGCTATTTGAAACAACTATTTTTGTACTGTAAGTTTATTCTACAGTAGTTGtagttaaattatattaaagtataaCTTTAAGTGTATTTAGTGTACTTGTactaaattggaacaacttcaAGTATACTTAGTACTCTTTAAAGTATATAGCTATTTAAATGCTTGATTAgtgttattaaagtattttttgtattacaagtacattacaaattaattatGAGTGTCTTTGCAACACACAAGCAATTTACTATAAATGTACTATTTTTGAGTAAAGATATGCTAATTTCTTCCCACTGCTGAATCCACTTTTCAATGTCATTAATAAATACACAACTTCATTTACAGACAGAGACAAATTATTAACAATACAAACAGTGATTATTTAAACCTGAAATTGttttgcaaaacataaaatgcCCAACCATGTCCTTAAAGGAGCAATGTATAATATTTACAAGGATCTATTTacagaaaagcaataaaatatacataactatgttttcagaggtATATAAAGACCTTACTTAATGAACcgttatgtttttttattgacttagattgattaatttatatctacATACAGTGCAGGTCCCCTTACACAGAAGTTGCCATCATGTTTCTACAGTAGCCCTAAACAGACAAAGTTCTCTACTGAGCACGTTTCATTACTTTGTTGTTCTTGCGAATAAAATACTGACATAATgatgaacaagtacattaacattaTCAATAACATCGATTTAttcaataaagtaaatacaattccttaatttacctttgtaaagaaatctcattgctGTCTGCTGTCTTTACCGACAACATCTCTACCTGTGTCGGCCATCGTTGCTTGTCTAAAGGGAGGGGTGAGCAGGGGACTGAGCCGTTGGTTTTTGCAACCTCACCACTAGAATCCGCAAAAAATTACACAGTGcacctttaaataaaaagaacactgaaaaaacaaacaaaaaaataatataaaacattttgtaacagcAGCAACACATAAACTTCGGCACTAATCATGCAGCCCAATAATAAAGGATTGGTTCACTCAAATAACTTTTTCTTGATCTTTTAATAGTCATTGTTACTGATAAgaattattgtttaatatatacCATGATAACCATAAAACCGTGATATGTTCTGAGACGATTATCATACCATAATATCTCATACCATTACAACCCtagtgaaaatataaatataaatatataggcgtgcagtataatttaataaatatataataaattaacacGCCTTTATACAAACACAAAGCAACTTTAAGTTAAGTGCAAGTGGAACTATGACACAAAATACCTTTTTTGTAATCCATATTTAGAAAGCCTACTATAACTAGAAGTTTCTAGACCCAACTTACATTATTCTGAAGCATAATTCTTATAATGCAATTGAATGTGTTATTCATTCTGCCAATACAGTTTGAATAAAATGGTTGCACACTACAATGGTATCAAACATCAAACATCACTGATCCTTGGATTTCATGATGTCATTAATGTGGTGTGAAAGAACCAGTAATTTGtctggcctgtgtgtgtgtgagttgatcaatgtttagatttagatttcattattaaatattatactgCTTCAGGAAAACACATTTGTGCTGCTTCACTTGTAAAACTAgcaattcatccaaaaatggaaaatatatatatttttaaaaactttcagAAAGTGATGTTTTACATCTTGCATAACACTAGAccaatcaataaaatcaatatgaaTTCTACTTAACTTACTCACTTTAGGCCTGTAATATTCCAGCCATCTTTTGCCTTTAACATCCCCAGCACTCCATGCTGCCTTGCTctgaaaacatgatttaaaaaacatATGCTCGTATGATTTTCAAAATATCAGTCTGAAATGGTAAATAACGTTGGCAAAACAAATGCTCCTCGAGCCACTTTTACCGGGCATCGCCTGCATTAGTAAATTTAAGTATCATCACATGGATATgctagattacactgaccaagcgGATCATAAATAACgatttaaaaaaggttcaaatttaatttattgtaatatagtgaatGGGTTGGTCTGCCTTACCTTGTACCGATATAAAGTTGGTTCGACGATTGACGTTTGACAATTTGTCAAGAGATTCAGCCTTGGAAATCTTCAATAATTCTTTAACGATTTAACAAGAAACATAAATGTGTAgtaattgttttcaaatgtagaagagaacacacattgttttattggttttaatcTGCCTTAAGGAATTATAACTAATAGACCTTATAATGTAAAAGTGCAGGAAATGGACTATCTGCAAAGtgcaaaaagaagagaaaaaagcaCAATTATTCCATCTTCTTCACTTGTGAAATGTATGAATAATAAATCTCAAATCAAAGGGGTGTGTCTTATTATGTGTTCATAAAAGAACATTTAGCTGTTGGTTGGTTTTATTCACAGAACTGTAGCACAACAAAAGTTATTGAAATGTACCGACTGAGAAAAGCTTGCAAAGCATTACAAAGATTGTGCAATttactgccccctagaggaaCATATTGCTGACATtcagaaatttaaataaattaatttagaatgcataccatttgaaatgtaaacttaaatggGCGTCTTGTTATTTAttcaaagaacaatatttacagcCATCTTTTACTATCATAATGTAAATCAGGATGCATACTATTGAATTGAATTTGGATCTGTTAACtcacttatttttaaaacatacagtattcTTCAAAGGATTTGTCATGTTACTGGTTCCTAGAAGAACATTTTGATGGTGGTTTTATCCACAGAACTATAATAGAACAAATACTATTGAAAATAAACCCAATACATGATTTAGTTTCCAATAAATACAATCTTCTGTCTCAGCTACAAAGGCTGTGTGTTTTTACAGATTTCTTATAGAACATTGTGCAGTAGTTTTCATTGTCAAAAGTGATGCCGAAGTCACGCTATTGACAAAAAATCGCTTAAGCAACCTTCCATACAGTCTCCACTGTgttactgccccctagaggaatGTGCTGTAGGTGTTTTGAACGAGTATGACATTCAAAGTTATAAAttcttttaaaatcaataaagtctTCTATTTCAGCTCCAAAAGATGTGTCTTGTTTCTGATTACAGTACAGACAGTACAGTACAGGGGGAAGtcggttagagagtcagactcctaatcgaaaggttgtgagttcaagtcttgggccggcaggaattgtgggtggggggagtgcatgaacagttctctctctatcttcaataccacgacttaagtgcccttgagcaaggcaatgaacccccaactgctccccgggcaccacagcataaaaatggctgcccactgctccgggtgtgtgttcacagtgtgtgtgtgttcactgctctgtgtgtgtgcactttggatgggttaaatgcagagcacaaattctgagtatgggtcaccatacttggctgaatgtcacgtcactttcactttcagaccaaaagtttggacacaccttctcattcaaagagttttctttattttcatgactatgaaaattgtagagtcacactgaaggcattaagggctatttgaccaagaaggagagtgatggggtgctgcgccagatgacctggcctccacagtcaccggacctgaacccaatccagatggtttaggggtgagctggaccgcagacagaaggcaaaagggccaacaagtgctaagcatctctcggatgGAGATCAGCGAAGAAGAAACCCGTTCCTCCAGACTACAGGTGAACCAGTCTAATATACTGCTAGAACAGGAGAGGAACATTGAGATAACTTTACACACTAAATACTTCTCACAGAAGGATTGGGGAAGACTTGCTGAATACAGGATTTCAGATGCATGTTTGACGTGAAGCTCATGAATCAGTTTTAAAGCACCTCAGAGGATGGTGCTTCACAGAGATACACAACTTCTCTAAACCTATGGCTTCTCATGAATCTTAAAAGATCTCTCAGCAAATGCATTGCTGTAACTCTACTGGATTGTACTGTATGCTGTGATTTATTGGAATAAATGTGAtgattttttagttttatatgaattttatgttcatattatttaattctattttacAATGGATGATAAATGAATAATGGGTCATAATGCATGATATTAAATCAgattacaaacatttttattataaatgctttATCTGCATGACTCCCTTTATATTTTACACCATGTACATTTTTATCCACTCCTCTATTTGTGGCAAAATCGTGACTCATtagataatgtttttcttttcttttttcatgacAAAAATATTATACATGTTACCAAACACTGTTGAAAAGTAGTCTAATGTAAAAGCTATCAGAAGTAATCAAATTAAACTGCCCAAAACTGTCTTGTGTTTTGACTGCAATTTACTAACTAGAAAATAATGTCATTTGTAGGACACCAGAGCATAATATATCTTAAGTTGTCCTACCTGACAGCATTGTAACAGCTTAGAAAGCACACATGGAGTATAGATGTTAATTTTCCGAATACTCTGTGAAATGCACTTGCAGTGCTCAATCAGTGTCCTTCAAGCTTTCCTGATCTGATGCATCACTCCCGCCTAGTGACGCATTATCATTGTGATATAATTGATATGATCTAAGAAGTGAACGTGAATTGAGAGAGCAGCAACGGTCaaatgtaatatgaaatatgacGTGAATAAAAAGGAGTTATGTATTATGttatacattaatattatgaCTATATGCCTGGGATTAAACACATTTGTCCCAATTCTAGGAGTCATTCAGGATTATGGATGCATTATTTGTTCTGTTGATATTATGTAGGCTATATCAACTTTAATATTAAGCATCCGTCTTAAGACCTTGCATCATGCATTGCCTCCCCCTCATCTGCTGTACTGTCAAAGTCctgtacaattaaaatgtaagaaatacATTTCAGATCACCAAAGgttaaaattgtttacattttttttccttctttttttctgccttttaacagaataaaaaattTGCACGCAGTGTAAATAAGTATTGGACCTCAAGTTAGACTGCAGTTTAAACACTAGGGGGCGTATTACTGACACATTGGACACAGTGTATTATTGGTAAAGCTCAACAGTAAAGACCATTTTTGTTTCCACTGAgccataaaaaacaaatgcaacttCTGGTTGCCACTTTTtctcaatgtaaaaaaacaaacaaacagtttacAGATGCATGTTTTAATAATTAGTACAGTACAAACTCTGGGAGATAATATTGAGGCCAGATTTTGGTTAAACAAAGTTAAACTGTTTGCCTATTTTACTCTTTTAattaatttgcctaataatttgttttgtttccaCTATAGATATGAAAATAAAGTCATGCAAATAAGAATCAGATATGTCAAATAACAACTAAATAGTTTATTTTCGAGAAAAAAGTTCTCACTCTGAACTCTGATCCTTCTCTCTGGAAATTCTTTTTACTGTGGGACTTTGCTTAATCTGTGTCTGGGAAACCAGCTCTCCTGGTGCATTCAAGGTCAAGGCACTTCAGGACGTTCATTTAGAGACGAGCACACATCAAGCACAGACTTGTTTCTTTTGGTATCGTCTATAGGTTCTGCTGAAGTGTTTTCCCTTGGCTTGTGAAAGGATGTGTGGTTCTGTGTGCACGGGCCACACTCCTGTTCCTGCTGAACTGAGCCAGTAAATCAACACAACTGATATCAGCTCAGAAGGCACCGGAGCTCAGGTCCTGATCTCTCACAGATGACCATTTCACGTAATTACAAAATTAGTTAGAAAGCCAACTCTTACCTTTTCTGGAATGTGATTTCTTGCCACCATTtaccatattatattattacactttaaatcatGTTAAATTGCATCTTTAAAGCTGATGGTTCATGTTAAagatgtcacaccctcagctcgttccctcagccccagtcaccattgccagtcaccatccactcgatctcccatgcaccgcccacgtgaaccgtcacctgaatactaattacctgcacctgcaccagcaatcaccacaccttttaAATACtcatctcactcactcactcaccggctggaatcaagattgcatggacattctttgtggatcttctgcctgctccttGTGGACCGTAGTTGTggctctgtggagattcagacacatcgattaagggaagtgactctttgttgtactGGCTTAGCTCTGTACTTGAACTCACcagttgatcagtgcttgaagattcaccgtctgtgaccacacttacctgctctgttaTAGTGCTAtgctaataaagcttcacgaaaatacttacccgtcttctcctctccttgtgtggatgtgacaggattccagccccaaaaacagaacttcatatctcccatggatgttaacgctgcaGCTCAGGGAGCTGCTccggacccgttcaccgaaatggtgactgccctccgccaagtactacagtcagtttcaccacccaccgaaacCGGTGCTTCCgccaccaacagcacgccccttgcacgtcccaCAGGCTATAcgggtgaaccgagtggctgcagtgggtttattctgcagtgctcactgttcgtcaacgcaaatacctgtaaattccccaatgaggccaccaaagtcgcctttgtGATCTCTCTTCTCACCAgacgagcgctacaatgggcaGAGGCTCTTTGGAGCTCCAAAAGTCCAGTTCTATCCTCATTCGACGCCTTCGTCACtcacctccaggaagtgttcggggtggctctaactcctctctcaacccatgatgaactcttaaatctccggCAGGGAGCCGCTGAAATACacgactacactctccgtttccgaacattagccgccaccagtggttggaaccaaatTGCCCTACTAGCTGCGTACCGTAAAGGTTTAAAaccccagatcagaaagcaaatggtcatttacgacgataatgtcaGTCTAGAGACATTCATTAGAAAGACAATAAATGTTGCTCAGCACCTCTCGGCTTGTGCCTCACCGGCTTCATATGCCATCTCTCCATTGgccagaacgccctcgccccaacgagaccaggaggaacccatgatcaccgactcctaccgcctagatgcctctgaaTGGAGGCGCCGTATCCAGGAgcggctgtgtttatactgtggcgaggccactcacctgatccacgcctgcccagtccgtccgcctcgcccaatggtgagtacagtcTCAATTACCCCATCagtatctcacatacctcatatcaaagcccagataacaactaactcacgtaatctttccatccatgtcctgATGGATTCCGGAGCTGCCAGcaacttcatctcatctcacttcgtaaccaagcaccgtatTCCCATCATCCAGAATGAGACTActtaccgtatcactaccatTCAGGGATCACCATTAGGCGGTGGCAAAATAACTAGAAGGACACACGAGCTACAactcgttctgccccacggacaccgggaacaactggccctcctcgtacttcctcgcgctaccgttgacgtcgtcctgggtaggccgtggctggcccaacataatccacaaatcaactggagcacaggggaaATCCAGGCATGGGACCCGGaatgccagagtcacattcaccgttcaccagtccagagttcacagtctgcgccaccgcaccttcaattgcactccacctccataggaagacctgccctttactcctcctactccgatgtgttcagcaaggaacaagccacccgattaccgcctcatcggccctgggactgtagtatcgacctgctgccaggtgccaagctaccgcatgggaaaatatatccactctcccgtcctgagcaggtggcgatggaggaatacatccaggaggctcttgatcaggggttcatcagaccatccacatctccagctgcatccagttttttcttcgtccccaaaaaggatggcggacttcgaccatgcatcgactatcgggtgctaaatgacgccaccgtcaagttcgcctacccgttaccacttgttccggcggctctggaggaactgcgcgaagccaaggtgttcaccaaactcgatctccgcagtgcctacaacctgatccgtatccgagagggagacgagtggaagactgccttcatcacccctgccgggcactacgaatatcaggtGATGCCCTATGGacttgctaacagtccatccatcttccagagtttcatgaacgaaatattccgtgattatctccaccaattcgtcattgtctacatagacgatatcctgatctactcccggaacatagaagaacaccaaacccatgtCTGCCACGTTttacaacgactccgagaccatcacctctacctaaaagctgagaagtgcgagtttcactgcactactgtctccttcctcggatacgtgatctctgcggagggagttcagatggagtctGCCAAGGTGGATGCTGTGGAcaactgggcggagcccacaacggtgaaagaactccagcgtttccttggctttgccaatttctaccgacgctttatcaagaactacagcctgcactcggcTCCTCTAACATCCCTCCTAAAAGGAGGTCAGCGCCAGCTGCGCTGGACATCCCAAGCTCGAGAGGCCTTCGgccatcttaaacacctcttcacctcagcacccattcttcgacatcctgacccgtccaagcctttcgtcgtagaggttgatgcggccaaccacggcattggagccgtgttATCCCAAtggtctggtgaaccttgctcactccatccgtgtgcgtacttctctaggaaactctctcctgccgaatgcaattatggtatcggagaccgtgagttgttggccattaaactcgcccttgaggagtggcggcactggctagagggagcccAGTTtccattcactgttgtcaccgaccacaaaaatctccaatatctgcagaacgccaaaagactcaatgctcgtcaggctcgttggtcactcttctttgctcgctttaattttCAGATCACGTATCAgcccggtcacaagaacactaaagcagatgccctgtcccgtatgtactcaccagaaCCAGACACCAACGAGCCTGATTCGATTCTGccaccctccgttttcctcgcgcccatcctctggcagatcgacgaggaaattcgagccgccacccttgaggagcctgcacctccggaggttCCCACGGGTCTTATATACGTGCCCACAAGCCAGCGACTCCCTCTACTGGAAAGTgcgcacacgtcacctggctcaggacaccctggcagcaggcgaaccctctcgctcatccagcagaagtactggtggccgAACATGGCtcgtgacgttacccggtacatcctcggatgctcggtctgcgccattaccaccacacctcgtcaacttcccgtgggtaaattacaaccactgcccattcctcgccgaccctggacccatctaggggtggatttcgccactgaccttcccccctcacgggggtacactaccattctggTTGTTGTAGATCGTTTTTCTAAATCCTGCAAACTAATCCCTTTAAaaggtcttcccacagcgttcgagaccgccgaagccctcttcaccaacgtgttccggaattatggcactccagaggacattgtaTCGGACAGAGGTCCTCAGTTTATTtccagggtctggcgagcgttTTTCCAACTTCTCGGGacatccgtcagtttatcttctggatatcatccacagaccaacggccagaccgagcggaagattcaagaaatctcacggtacctccgtacttactgctcccaacaccaggatacctggagccagtatctgccgtgggctgagtatgcccaaaactcccttcgccaaaccactacaggcttaaccccttttcaatgtgttttaggctatcaaccaccgctgtttccctggtcaggagaagtctctgaggtgcccgcggtagatcactggttccaggagagcgagagggtgtgggactcagctcacatccatctccaacgggcagttcggaggcatacagagaccgctaaccgccgcagatcgcctaatcccgtctatctacctggagacaaggtttggctctccactcgggatatccgcctccgactgccctgcaaaaagctgagtccccgctacatagggccgttcaccatccattcCCAGATAAACcccgtcacctaccgcctggacctaccaccacgCTACCGGATttcacccacgtttcacgtctcactgttaaaacgtcacactgatccagtttctccttcctccacagaaccggaaccgcctccccctccagaccaacCCGAGATCCTCGGAGACAgcatctaccaggtccaagagatcctcgactcccggcggcggaacggccacctggagtacctcatagattgggaggggttcgggCCCGAGGATAGGTCGTGGGTACCACGCAATaacatcctggatccggctctcctcgaatagttccaccgacaacacccggaccgcccggctcccagaggtcgtggtcgtccccgtcgccgctctagggt is part of the Carassius auratus strain Wakin chromosome 10, ASM336829v1, whole genome shotgun sequence genome and harbors:
- the LOC113110449 gene encoding uncharacterized protein LOC113110449 yields the protein MESAKVDAVDNWAEPTTVKELQRFLGFANFYRRFIKNYSLHSAPLTSLLKGGQRQLRWTSQAREAFGHLKHLFTSAPILRHPDPSKPFVVEV